The Mycolicibacterium fluoranthenivorans genomic interval GATCGTCTCTCGGCGCTGCGGCAGTGGGGTGAATCCGAGCAGGCGGCAATGGATTTCGAGTTCGCCAGCCTGCAGACGGTGGCCGCCGAGTCGGTCGCCGGAGCGAAGCGCTTCGCCGACGGCGCCGGCCGGCACGGCGCCCAGGCTTGATCGGACGGGCCTACGGGCTCTTGCTGATCTTGTTGCCCGACCCGAGATCGTCGACCTTGGGGTCGCCGTCCTTGTAGACCACGGTGTTGTTCAGGCCGACCACGCTGATCGACTTGTCCACGTGGTCGAAGGTCAGCTTGTTGTCCGCGCCGCCGACGTTCACGCTGGAGCAGGTGCCTTTCACGGTCAGCGTGTTGTTGGAGCCGCCGATGTTGAGGGCTTTGCCCTCGGCGCAGTCGATTTCGGCCGTGGTGCCGAACGAGCCGTAGTTGATGGTGTTGCCGATCTCCACCTGCGCGCCGGAGGTACCGGCGGTGGCGGTGGGGGCGGGCTTGGTGTCGCTCGTCCCGCACCCGGCAAGTCCGAGCACCAGAACGGCCGCCGTCAGCGGCCCGACGATGTGTAGACGCATGACTCCTCGATTCACCGGTGGTCCTCCCAGATTAGGTGACGGGCACGTCGATGATGGGCCGCCGCTCACCCGCGCCGGGACCGTCGAAATGCCACCATTCGCCGGCGTAGGGGGTGAAACCGCCGGCCACCATCGCCGCGCGCAGCTGTGCGCGGTTCCGTTGCGCTATCGCGCTCACGCCCTCGGTGGCGAAGGCGTGGGCCTGCGGGGTGAAGCTGTCGAAACCGGTGCCCATCTCGGTCAGTCCGGCGGCGCCCGCGGTCGTCACGTCCACCGATCGTCCCGACTCGTGGCTCTTCGAGTAGGGGCCGGGTTTGGCGACCCAGGCCGGGTTGGACACCACATCGAACATGCGGACCTGCACATCGTGCGGCCGGTAGCAGTCCCAGAACACCAGTACCAGTCCGTCGGCACGCAACCGCGACGCCGCGGTGGTCAGGCCATCGGCCAGTGATTCGTGCACCAGGCAGCGTGCGCCGGCGGGGTAGAGCGGAACGCCCACGAAATTGTCTGCGGTGGCATAGCGCAGATCGATGACGGCGTCGGGGACGACGGTGCGCACATCGACGAAACCCACCGCTGCGGCCGCGTCCGACACCGGGGGCACCGGAACCGTGGTGGACATCGGCCTCACCTGAAACGAGGCCGGAGCGCATGCCGCCACGGAGCACACCGCGACGACGCACACGACGACGACACCGAGCAGTCTCCGCACAAGATCAGGCGGGTGCGCGGTTGATGCGATTGGCCATACCGAGCTCGGGCCCGCGGTCGATGACGGCCGGGTCGCCGTCGTGGTAGATCACGGTCTGGTCGTAGCCGTACACCGTGATGTCGTTGATGACGTTGTCGGCGATCACGATGTTCGACGACCCCTGCAGCGCCACACCCCAGCAGGTGCCCTTGGCGTTGATCGTGTTGCCGGTGCCGTTGACGAACAGCGTCGCGTTGTTGCAATCCAGGGTCTGCACGACACCCTGGCCGGTGATGTGGGTGTCGCCGTTCTTGGCGTCGGCGGGCGGGGCGAGGACGGTCAGGACGGACGGGAGCACCAGGGCGCATGCCACCGCGGTCCGTCGGCTTCTCTGCACGGTCACGTTCGCCACCTTCCTATGGATGAGAGAAGAGTACGTTGCCCGGGGCCTCGGTAGAACGTGTTATCGCCGGTTGGCCGGTTCGGTTCGACGGGTCGCCGCGGACGGTGCTGCTCGGTAGCGTGTGCTCGATGCGTGGGCGCGGCAATCGAGCAGTGGCGATGGTCGTCGCGGTGGTCCTCGCCATGATCCCTGCCCTGGCCGGGTGCACCCAGACGGTGGACGGCAGTGCGCAGTCCGCCGCACCCGGCGGCCCGTCCGACGAGCGCAGCTACGGCTACGCCGACAACCGGTGCGGCCTGCTGGAGGACAGCACGGTGGCGCAGACCCTCGGCGCCGACAACGTGGTCCGGCCGTACAGCGGTGCGGTGTGTCAATACGTCCTGGACCGTGAGAAGGCCGTGGTCGACGTGGTGTTCGCCTGGTTCGACTCCGGCAGCCTCGATCGTGAGCGGGCCCTCGCCGGTCAGCGCGGCGCCCAGCTCACCGACACGGTCATCGAACGGCACAAGGCCTTCCTGGCTCGCCGGGACGGGGTCGGGGTGGCGTGCTCGGCGACCGCTGCGGGCGGGGGCGGGGTGCTCAGCTGGTGGGTCCAGTACCGGCACCAGAACAGTGCCGACCCGTGCCCGGATGCGGAGAAGTTGTTGTCGGCCACCCTGCAATCGGATCTCTGACATGACCAGGGCGCTGACGGTACTGCTCGCAGTGTGCGCGACGGCCACGCTGAGCGCCGGATGCGGTGCCGCGGGGGAGCGCGACAAGCCCCGTACCCCGGCATCGGAGGCCGGTGAGCACGCCGGTTTCCGCGGAGCCGACTGCAACGGGATCACGGATGCGGATATCACCGCGGCGGCCGGAAAGGCGATGTTCAGCCAGGCGGTGGTGAGCGCCGCCGGCTGTTTCTGGCAGGAGAACACGCTCATCGGCTCGTTCGGGGCGGGTATGGGCATCTCGACCTGGTGGTATCGCGGCAGTGACATGGACACCGAACGCGCACTGGAGCAGAACGCCGGGCGCACGCTCACCGAACTGTCGGTGGACGGCAACCGGGGATTCAAGGCCTTCGACGCCAATGCCTGCAGTATTTATGTCGCCAAGGGCGACGATGTCATCACGTGGTCGATCCAGACGATGAATCCGGCCATGCTGCCCGACCTCTGCTCGATCACCCAGCGGCTTGCGCAGCTCAGCCAGGACCGGGTGAACTAGAGTCCTTCGTTAACCCGAAATGCCGGGTGTCCATGAGAACACGGTCGGCCGAGCGAAGGATTAAGCGAATATGGCAGCGCGGGTGACCAAACTCAGTCGCGATGCCATCGTGAACTCGGCATTGGTGTTCTTGGACCGCGAGGGCTGGGACGCACTGACCATCAACGCCCTGGCCACCCAGCTCGGCACCAAGGGGCCCTCCCTCTACAACCATGTGCAGAGCCTGGACGACCTGCGTCGCACGGTGCGGATGCGGGTGATCGACGACATCATCGGCATGCTCAACACCGTGGGTGAGGGCCGGACCCGCGAGGACGCCGTGGTCACCATGGCCAGTGCCTACCGCAGCTACGCGCATCACCACCCGGGGCGGTACTCGGCGTTCACCCGGATGCCGCTCGGTGGCGACGACCCTGAATACACGGCGGCCACCAGGGCCGCGGCCGAGCCGGTGCTGGCGGCGCTGGCCTCCTACGGGCTCGACGGCGAGAACGCGTTCTATGCGGCGCTGGAGTTCTGGTCGGCCTTGCACGGCTTCGTGCTGCTGGAGATGACGGGGGTCATGGACGATGTCGATACCGACGCCGTCTTCACCGATATGGTGCTCCGGCTGGCAGCGGGGATGCAGCGGCGCTAGCCGTCCGGGGCGAGCGAAGCGACGGGGCATCAAGCACGGGGTTGATGCCCTTCCAACCTGTGGTGTCTGACCTGCGATAAGGCCGCTACGCACGGGTTTGGTTGCGCGCGGGCCACCCTGGTATTGTGGATCCCCGTGCCTGGTCGACAGGGCCGCATGCTGCCTCAAAATGGTCGGCATGCCTGCGCGCCGGGCGGATTCGTATGTCCGCAGGCATCGGAATGCTATCGATTCGATGGGTTTCTGGTGGGTGCGACACGCCCGATCGCGGGGTAAGCGATAGGGCGAAAACAGCAGTACAGAGACTTACGCAAGCAGAGCAGAAACAGAAAGCCGGTACATGCCAACCATCAACCAGCTGGTCCGCAAGGGTCGCCGCGACAAGGTCGCGAAGGTGAAGACCGCGGCCCTCAAGGGCAGCCCGCAGCGCCGTGGCGTGTGCACTCGCGTGTACACCACCACCCCGAAGAAGCCGAACTCGGCGCTTCGGAAGGTCGCACGTGTGCGCCTGACCAGCTCGGTCGAGGTCACCGCCTACATCCCGGGTGAAGGCCACAACCTGCAGGAGCACTCGATGGTGCTGGTGCGCGGTGGTCGTGTGAAGGACCTCCCCGGTGTGCGTTACAAGATCATCCGCGGCTCGCTGGACACCCAGGGTGTCAAGAACCGCAAGCAGGCACGTAGCCGTTACGGCGCGAAGAAGGAGAAGAGCTAATGCCGCGCAAGGGTCCCGCACCGAAGCGCCCGTTGGTCAATGATCCGGTTTACGGGTCGCAGCTGGTCACCCAGCTGGTCAACAAGGTCCTGCTCGATGGGAAGAAGTCGCTGGCAGAGCGCATCGTCTACGGCGCGCTGGAGCAGGCTCGCGACAAGACCGGTACCGATCCGGTCGTCACCCTCAAGCGCGCGCTGGACAACGTCAAGCCCGCCCTCGAGGTGCGCAGCCGCCGCGTCGGTGGCGCCACGTACCAGGTCCCCGTCGAGGTCCGTGCCGACCGCTCCACCACGCTGGCCCTGCGCTGGCTGGTGAGCTTCAGTAAGGCCCGCCGCGAGAAGACGATGGTCGAGCGTCTCGCCAACGAGATTCTGGACGCCAGCAATGGCCTGGGTGCCGCCGTCAAGCGACGCGAGGACACCCACAAGATGGCCGAGGCGAACCGGGCCTTCGCGCACTACCGCTGGTGATCTCAACGCCGACGCGGAGTGGCGTCGGCGGAAACACCAATAGCAACCAAGCAAGCGAAAGAGTGGGAATCTAGCCGTGGCACAGGACGTGCTCACCGACCTCACGAAGGTCCGCAATATCGGCATCATGGCGCACATCGACGCCGGCAAGACGACGACGACCGAGCGCATCCTCTTCTACACCGGTATCTCGTACAAGATCGGTGAGGTGCACGACGGCGCCGCGACGATGGACTGGATGGAGCAGGAGCAGGAGCGGGGTATCACCATCACCTCGGCTGCGACCACCTGTTTCTGGAACGACAACCAGATCAACATCATCGACACGCCGGGCCACGTCGACTTCACCGTCGAGGTGGAGCGTTCGCTGCGCGTGCTCGACGGTGCCGTCGCCGTCTTCGACGGTAAGGAAGGTGTCGAGCCCCAGTCCGAGCAGGTGTGGCGGCAGGCCGACAAGTACGACGTCCCGCGCATCTGTTTCGTCAACAAGATGGACAAGCTGGGCGCCGACTTCTACTTCTCGGTGCAGACCATGAAGGACCGCCTCGGCGCGAACGTGATTCCGATCCAGTTGCCGATCGGCTCCGAGAACGACTTCGAGGGCGTCGTCGACCTGGTCGAGATGAAGGCCAAGGTGTGGCGCGGCGAGACCAAGCTCGGCGAGAAGTACGACGTCGTCGACATCCCGGCCGATCTGCAGGAGAAGGCCGAGGAGTACCGCACCGCCATGATCGAGGCCGTCGCCGAGGCTGACGACGAGCTCATGGAGAAGTACCTGGGCGGCGAAGAGCTCACGGTCGAGGAGATCAAGGCGGGCCTGCGCAAGCTGACCGTCACCAGCGCGGCCTACCCGGTGCTCTGCGGCTCCGCGTTCAAGAACAAGGGCGTGCAGCCCATGCTCGACGCGGTCATCGACTACCTGCCGACCCCGCTGGACGTCGCGGCCGCCGAAGGCCACGTCCCGGGCAAGGAAGACGAGATCATCTCCCGGAAGCCCTCGGCCGACGAGCCGTTCTCCGGGCTGGCCTTCAAGGTCGCCACCCACCCGTTCTTCGGCAAGCTGACCTACGTCCGGGTGTACTCGGGCAAGGTCGACTCCGGTGCGCAGGTCATCAACTCGACCAAGGGCAAGAAGGAGCGGCTGGGCAAGCTGTTCCAGATGCACTCCAACAAGGAGAACCCGGTCGAAACGGCGTCCGCCGGCCACATCTACGCGGTGATCGGCCTCAAGGACACCACCACCGGTGACACCTTGAGCGACCCGAACAACCAGATCGTGCTGGAGTCGATGACCTTCCCCGATCCGGTGATCGAGGTGGCCATCGAGCCCAAGACCAAGAGTGACCAGGAGAAGCTGGGCACCGCGATCCAGAAGCTCGCCGAAGAGGATCCGACCTTCAAGGTGCACCTGGATCAGGAGACCGGCCAGACCGTCATCGGCGGTATGGGCGAGCTGCACCTGGACATCCTGGTCGACCGCATGAAGCGCGAGTTCAAGGTCGAGGCCAACGTCGGCAAGCCGCAGGTGGCCTACAAGGAGACCATCA includes:
- a CDS encoding TetR/AcrR family transcriptional regulator — translated: MAARVTKLSRDAIVNSALVFLDREGWDALTINALATQLGTKGPSLYNHVQSLDDLRRTVRMRVIDDIIGMLNTVGEGRTREDAVVTMASAYRSYAHHHPGRYSAFTRMPLGGDDPEYTAATRAAAEPVLAALASYGLDGENAFYAALEFWSALHGFVLLEMTGVMDDVDTDAVFTDMVLRLAAGMQRR
- a CDS encoding DUF3558 domain-containing protein codes for the protein MTRALTVLLAVCATATLSAGCGAAGERDKPRTPASEAGEHAGFRGADCNGITDADITAAAGKAMFSQAVVSAAGCFWQENTLIGSFGAGMGISTWWYRGSDMDTERALEQNAGRTLTELSVDGNRGFKAFDANACSIYVAKGDDVITWSIQTMNPAMLPDLCSITQRLAQLSQDRVN
- a CDS encoding DUF3060 domain-containing protein — translated: MRLHIVGPLTAAVLVLGLAGCGTSDTKPAPTATAGTSGAQVEIGNTINYGSFGTTAEIDCAEGKALNIGGSNNTLTVKGTCSSVNVGGADNKLTFDHVDKSISVVGLNNTVVYKDGDPKVDDLGSGNKISKSP
- the rpsL gene encoding 30S ribosomal protein S12 — its product is MPTINQLVRKGRRDKVAKVKTAALKGSPQRRGVCTRVYTTTPKKPNSALRKVARVRLTSSVEVTAYIPGEGHNLQEHSMVLVRGGRVKDLPGVRYKIIRGSLDTQGVKNRKQARSRYGAKKEKS
- a CDS encoding DUF3060 domain-containing protein; the encoded protein is MACALVLPSVLTVLAPPADAKNGDTHITGQGVVQTLDCNNATLFVNGTGNTINAKGTCWGVALQGSSNIVIADNVINDITVYGYDQTVIYHDGDPAVIDRGPELGMANRINRAPA
- the rpsG gene encoding 30S ribosomal protein S7; the protein is MPRKGPAPKRPLVNDPVYGSQLVTQLVNKVLLDGKKSLAERIVYGALEQARDKTGTDPVVTLKRALDNVKPALEVRSRRVGGATYQVPVEVRADRSTTLALRWLVSFSKARREKTMVERLANEILDASNGLGAAVKRREDTHKMAEANRAFAHYRW
- a CDS encoding M15 family metallopeptidase, with the translated sequence MSTTVPVPPVSDAAAAVGFVDVRTVVPDAVIDLRYATADNFVGVPLYPAGARCLVHESLADGLTTAASRLRADGLVLVFWDCYRPHDVQVRMFDVVSNPAWVAKPGPYSKSHESGRSVDVTTAGAAGLTEMGTGFDSFTPQAHAFATEGVSAIAQRNRAQLRAAMVAGGFTPYAGEWWHFDGPGAGERRPIIDVPVT
- a CDS encoding DUF3558 domain-containing protein is translated as MRGRGNRAVAMVVAVVLAMIPALAGCTQTVDGSAQSAAPGGPSDERSYGYADNRCGLLEDSTVAQTLGADNVVRPYSGAVCQYVLDREKAVVDVVFAWFDSGSLDRERALAGQRGAQLTDTVIERHKAFLARRDGVGVACSATAAGGGGVLSWWVQYRHQNSADPCPDAEKLLSATLQSDL
- the fusA gene encoding elongation factor G, translating into MAQDVLTDLTKVRNIGIMAHIDAGKTTTTERILFYTGISYKIGEVHDGAATMDWMEQEQERGITITSAATTCFWNDNQINIIDTPGHVDFTVEVERSLRVLDGAVAVFDGKEGVEPQSEQVWRQADKYDVPRICFVNKMDKLGADFYFSVQTMKDRLGANVIPIQLPIGSENDFEGVVDLVEMKAKVWRGETKLGEKYDVVDIPADLQEKAEEYRTAMIEAVAEADDELMEKYLGGEELTVEEIKAGLRKLTVTSAAYPVLCGSAFKNKGVQPMLDAVIDYLPTPLDVAAAEGHVPGKEDEIISRKPSADEPFSGLAFKVATHPFFGKLTYVRVYSGKVDSGAQVINSTKGKKERLGKLFQMHSNKENPVETASAGHIYAVIGLKDTTTGDTLSDPNNQIVLESMTFPDPVIEVAIEPKTKSDQEKLGTAIQKLAEEDPTFKVHLDQETGQTVIGGMGELHLDILVDRMKREFKVEANVGKPQVAYKETIKRAVQNVEYTHKKQTGGSGQFAKVIISLDPFEGEDGATYEFENKVTGGRIPREYIPSVDAGAQDAMQYGVLAGYPLVNVKVTLLDGAYHDVDSSEMAFKVAGSQALKKAAGQAQPVILEPIMAVEVTTPEDYMGDVIGDLNSRRGQIQAMEERSGARVVKAQVPLSEMFGYVGDLRSKTQGRANYSMVFDSYAEVPANVSKEIIAKATGQ